One Megalobrama amblycephala isolate DHTTF-2021 linkage group LG15, ASM1881202v1, whole genome shotgun sequence genomic window, ATTTCAGGGAGTATGAAACCATTGACGATGTGGATATTGACCTGCACATTAACGTCAGCTTCCTGGATGTAAGAGCGTTTGGAATTTACTTGGAATAAtttccatatttaacaaattcCAAATCAAATATGCACCATCACGTGGCAAAAAAGATCACATCCCTTATGCAGGGCTATTATAGTTaacttaaactaaaactaaaaccataaaaaaatacttttgttacttgaaataaaataaacattaactgaaataaaaaaaaatgacaaaatcacaaCAAAACTACTAAAAGTTTAACTCAAAATGAAAACGgaaaagatgaaaataaatacataaattcaGTAGTATCTCagtactaaaataatgtttgcatTCTGCAGGAGGAGGTGGCGTCAGCATGGAAGGTCAGTAGAACAGAGCCAATCATTTTACGCCTTCGTTTCTCCCTCTCCAAGTATCTGGATGGACCAGGTAAGTAACTAATTTAGTTAGGGGAGACAGGAAGTGACTCCACCTAAATCCACTGACAGCATCTCCACCTCTTTCAGAACCCACTGTGGAGGTGTTCCAGCCAACTTGTAAAGATGGTTTCTGCCTTGGGGTGCAGCTTAAAAGGTGAGCAGTCtttctattatatttttttttccaaactgaCATACTGCATATGCCCCTGTAATGTGTACACCAACAAATATTGATGTCTTCTCCCAGAATTCTCAGCACATTTGTATCTAATCAATGGAAACATCTCAGCAATGAGTTCCTGAATGCACAACAGAGGAAGAGACACAGCTGGTTTAAGGCTGGAGGAACCATCAAGAAGTTCAGAGCTGGACTCAGCATCTTCTCACCAATAACCAAGTAAGTTCCAATACAatctagagcagtggttctcatcCGGGTTGGGGGGTGAGGGGGGGGTGGCACTGTGGCTAACTAGGCCCCTCCAGAGGGGCCATGagataatgtaaaattaatttaaaggggacctttaatgccccttttacaagatgtaagtctctggtgtccccagaatgtgttcagctcaaaataccaccgATCacttattatagcttgtcaaatttgcctctatttgggtgtgagcaaaaaaacgtttttgtgtgtgtctctttaaatgcaaatgagctgctgctcccggcgccctttccagaagagggcggagctttaacagctcgtgcttcggttgctcaacaacaacaaagctggagaatctcacgcagccaaaatgacaattatCAGTAAcatgttcagccttacattgttcaaaccggagtcggacactgatgaagagactcaggaagaagttacaccTTTTAGAAAGCATATGGaggtttctgaacggttagtggatacatttatatagttgctgtggagttgattcaacgcatcaactagcatgtgacgtcatgttaatcttttgtgcaaatccagagTTGAATTGACcatcatttgtgaagcagtccggcgtaaaataacagcatggtaacaacactctactacaacaactcttcctctctaaagcagcccaacatggcctcgccccctttgttgcatgttctcaggggcagggtttatgtaaattttagggttagtgatgtcactaacccaggaagcagcttgttgtagtccctaccagccgtttgttgtagtccttataAAGtgaattctgtaaaagaaaatatctccctttgcattgaactttgagtgtcatgactttgcagatgttgtttatgctcaaacagcaacattacacactaactaaagttaaaaagtgaaatcataatcaaggacccctttaaatatattcctataattaattcattttattattaatgtgttaaattaaaaattaacaaaGCACAACATCTCTTGTATTCTGTGATTGATTGTTTCAGAGCAGCCGAAGACATTTCTCACTGCTCTGTGTGAAATACTGACTGAACGACGGCTCAAAACAACTGCTGTACGCAAACTACATCTTGCGGTTGGACAAAGCAAACCAGTGTTGCGCTagtaaagttttgatggatgacgaaTGTGACACATTTCAATTTATTTGCATAGTTGTCAAAATGAATGTCCTGCGAGTGTTTTATAATGGATGCTCACTGAAGAAGCGTGTTTGTGAGGGTCAGTGGCATTTATGTGCAtatcataaatttagtttctaaatgctcgaatcatgacaaaaaaactgtatttttcaggctgaaTCAAGCTAATGTATAGAGAGTATAGAGAAAGTATAGAGAAAATGTCAAGCATCTTAGGGGGGTCTTTCAGTATTGTTTTGGAGAAGAAGGGGGATCTTTGAgtaaaaaaggttgagaacctcTGATCTAGAGAATAAATGTGCCAAATatgctaatagtaatattaacaatttaatataataacagCTATTTTCCCCCCAGGTGCTCCAGTGTTCCTCTTATTCAGGGCCCTGGGGTGAAGGCAAGGCCAGCAGGGCAGGAGTTGAGAGTGACCCGCTTGATGAGCCGCTCCATGTCCTGCACCAAAGGAGAACTGAACACCTCCAGCCCAACTGGACAAGTGCGTTTAAACATGCCTATATATAATAATGTGATCTACAGTGTATGTATCATgactcaccaaggctacatttatttgattaaaaatacagtaaaacagtaatattgtgaaatattattacaattgtaaataactgtattttattagaatatattttaaatatattgttatttattcctgtgatggaaagctgaattttcagcatcattactccagtctttagtgtcacatgtcattttaatatgctgatttgctgctcaagaaaatgtaacttaatattatcaatgttgaaaatgttgtgctgcttaatatttttgtgggaaACTTATTTCAAGATTCttagatgaatagaaagttcaaaagaacagcattttgatctagaaatcttttatttatgtcgttactgtcacatttgaccAATTTCATGcatacttgctgaataaaagtatcacTTTCTTACCTACTAACCCCaaactgtaatatatatatacatacagtacagtccaaaagtttggaaccactaagatttttaatgtttttaaaagaagtttcatctgctcaccaaggctacatttatttaattaaaaatacagtaaaaaacagtaatattgtgaaatattattacaatttaaaataactgtgtactatttaaatatatttgacaaagtaattttttcctgtgatgcaaagctgaattttcagcatcgttactccagtcttcagtgtcacatgatccttcagaaatcattctaatatgctgatctgctgctcaagaaacatttaatgagtacaattgtacaaaatatttgtgtacaatattttttttcaggattatttgatgaatagaaagttcaaaagaacagtgtttatctgaaatctaatcttttgtaacattataaatgtctttactgccacttttgattgatttaatgcatccttgctgaataaaagtattcatttctttaatttcttttcaaaaaaataaaaataaaaattcttactgaccccaaacttttgaacggtagtgtataatgctacagaagctttgtatttcagataaatgctgttcttttgaactttctattcatcaaggaatcctgaaaaaaaaagtacacaactgttttcaacattgaaaataatcataaatgtttattgagatattagaatgatttctgaaggatcatgtgacactgaagactggagtaacgatgctgaaaattcagctttgcatcacaggaaaaaattactttgtcaaatatatttaaatagtacacagttattttaaattgtaataatatttcacaatattactgttttttactgtatttttaattaaataaatgtagccttggtgagcagacgaaacttcttttaaaaacattaaaaatcttagtggttccaaacttttggactgtactgtatgtgtatgtgtatgtgtatcgGTCATAATCTGCTTGCAATcgcatcattctctatagggcacagctgattggttcctgatGTATCAGTAGGCAGTGAGCTCGcagctcaaccttcaaatacaaATTTggcatttgctgtagcagtttttaatgctttcagaaaccctcctccttccccagctccacctgtatagatctgctatgggtaattcataaatgttacattgtacagcagcagcatttcttacttgctcacagcagtgtgtcttttgtattggcagtagcaagttccgtacttgctctgcagcagcagatCTATttgccaagaccaaacatatcaacattgtcatccattaccatgccaagcACTCCATGAGTTGTcatgatagaaaaaaatatatatatatacaggtatatatataaatgaatctATAAAACAATTTATGTCAAATGATTGATACAGTGCTTTTTTAACAGACTGTGGCCGTCCCAGGCTCAAGATCCACAGTGCACATCACCACCAGGCAGCTCATTCAGCTCTTCTTCTCCTCACAAGCGCTCATCCACTGCAAGAGCATCCCAACTCTGGAGTACGGCTTCCTCGTGCAGGTAAACCTCAacataattaaatgtattaaatgtacatatttgcATAATAAATAGCAATTGGTCTTCTTTCTTGCTGTTTTCTTCTTAAATCTATTTAACTTCCATGTTCCATAACTATTCTGATTATCCAACTATCCTTTTTTGTCCTCTAGGTTATGAAGTACTCAGAGCAGAGGATCCCAACTCTGAACGATTATTGTGTGGTCTGTGATGAACAGCATGTCTTTCAGAATGGCTCCATGCTCAAGGTACAACAAATACTTGGAAATGTCCATTAAAATACATCCATACCACTATCATCACAGTCTCTTTTCTCTGTGTGTCGTTCAGCCTGCTGTTTGTACGAGGGAACTGTGTGTGTTCTCCTTCAACACTCTGGGAGTCATGTCAGGAGCTGCAGAAGATGTAGCCACAGGAGCTGAGGTATCACACACTTAACTTAGCTAAatcagaatataccaaagactTCTATTGTTGTTATGTAAGAGaatgttatataatatttatatacactaccggtcaaaGGTTTGgtataattaagattttttaatgatgttgaaagaagtctcttctgctcaccaaggctacatttatttgatcaaaaatacaggaaaaaagtaatattgtgaaatattattacaatttaaaatgacttttttctgtttaaatatatattttaaaatgtaatttattcatttgatggcaaagctgaattttcagcatcattactccagtcttcagtgtcacatgatccttcagaaatcattctaatatgctgatttactgctcaagaaacatttattattatatcaatgttaaaaagagttgtgctgctttatatttttatggaaactacaatatactaccattcaaatgtttgggttaagatttcttttttaaaaataagaatttaatcattttattcagtATTACATTTATCAaaggtgacagtaaatacatttataatgttacaaaagatttcaaataaatgctgttcttttgaatttatCATGTAAATGTATCATGATTTCCATTCAATACTgtcttactgtattttttatcaaattaatgcagccttggtgagcataaaacactaaaaaaatcaaaattttacataaaggtaatgtttttttgtacaGGTAGTGGACCTTCTGGTGGCAATGTGTCGTGCTGCACTTGAATCTGCCCGTAAAAGCATTATCTTTGACCCTTACCCCTCTGTGGTTGACCCTCATGACCCCAAGTCTCTGGCCTTCAATCCGAAGGTAGCTTCTTTATCaagtaaaatgaataaaatgtttctgatttcaaggcaggaacacaccaagtcgATGGttggccgtcgggcagtttttgttcgtcggccaactaagttttctcagttcttttccgcaccgtcggctgaagttggtcctcgttggcttttttcagccgatttaacatgttgaatcagcgtcggagctcgtcgggccatctgatcattctgattggctgttcagctactgccacctgctggtacggaaaggcatttcatcttacgcaggctcAGAACGGACgcgctacttggccgtcggctttCGAGCATCGGTTTGGTGCATCAGAGCAAATTTGGACCCAGACACTGCCGAcatgagccaaccccacagtctgctttcatcgccaATAGTttgtcggcgtcggcttggtgtgaaATTTTTTCAATTTTGTGTTTAGAATGACTGTGTGATCTTCTTTCCGCTTACAGAAAAGAAGTTACGAGCGGCTGCAGAGAGCATTAGACAGCATCACATCAATCCGAGAAATAACACAAGTGAGTCATTTGTAAAATAGCCTCACAATTTATAGATGGCAACACTATCTGAGATACGCAATTTTACATCAGCCGTGTCTTGACATTATTCTAACCAAGTTTGAAGCGCTTCTGGTAAATATAAGAGGACAATTTCAAAGCCTGTTGTTAGTGATACACTTCccgctgccagttggtggcgctttGATTGCTACATCAATGTTCACATTTTATAGACCATCTATAGGGGATGAGTGACACCTAAACTCATATTTTATAGGGTccttatgttgaaataaagaaACAGATGGACAAAATGGACCCCCTTGCACATCCTCTACTGCAGTGGTGAGTGAAGCTGTTTCCTTTAATGGAATTCTCAGACATTTTCCTGTCATTGTAATGAGCCTTAATCTTCTTTTCTTCTCAGGATTATATCCAGCAACAGGTCTCACATTGTCAAGCTGCCCTCCAGCAGGGTAAGGGCGTTTGATCTCATTTTCTCTCAAATAACGGTGTGACTAAACCCTTTATTTCCTCTGTCTCACTCCATTTTTGTGCTTACAGCAACTGAAGTTCATGCACACCTCCCATCAGTTCCTGCTCCTCAGCAGTCCTCCTGCCAAAGAGGCCCGCTTCCGCACCGCCAGAAAACTCCACGGCAGCACGTTTGCTTTTCAGTGAGCTTCAGTTTAAGATCATATCATGATCACTTACATAAACCAGCCTGGAGCAGAATGAACATTTTTGTGACTAATCACTGGTTCTCTATCTTCAGTGGTTCTCATATTGAAAACTGGCACTCCATTCTACGAAATGGACTAGTAAATGCCTCCTACACGAAACTGCAGGTACCACGGTTACTTCTAATGTAGTGCGTTACCCACAGATTTCCTACTTAGCATATTGGACCTTGGCCGATATTTCTTCTTGTTCTCTTTGACACAAGCTGCATGGGGCGGCCTATGGGAAGGGCATCTACCTCAGCCCTATCTCCAGCATCTCATTTGGATACTCAGGTCAGAGATATTCTGGACATATTTTGACAGTTTGGGACAGAgaccatggtaataccatgttaTTCTAGACATGTACCATGATAATGTCATTTAGGTCTTCAGGGGTTTTCATACTAGTGTCCAGGGACTTCTCAGGGCTGCAAGGGGGTCCACAGAAAATTAGAGATTTTGaaaataatcacaataaatataaattatttataatatatttgaataaaaaattggacatattatatatatataaaataacaataaaatatatcaaataaaataaaatatatatatataaataaacaataaaaatgtaacattatgagatgaataaaataaatatttatataaatatatatattacggaagaggattagggcaaagcaataataaaaaaataaaaccatctcgagattaaagttgttaaatttcgagaaaaaactcgttaactttcaagaaaaaagtcgaaataaaatgttgagaataaagtcattaaattacgagaaaaaagtcgttaaattatgagaaaaaagtagttaaatttcaagaaaaaagtcgagataaaatgttgagaataaagtcattaaattatgagaaaaaagtcattaaattatgagaacaaattcgttaaattatgagaaaaatgtcgttaaatttcaagaaaaaagtcgagacaaaatgttgagaataaagtcattaaattacgagaaaaaagttgttaaattacgagaacaaattcgttaaattatgagaaaaatgtcattaaatttcgagaaaaaagtcgttaaattacgagaacaaattcgttaaaaattatgagaaaaatgttgttaaatttcgagaaaaaagtcaagataaaatgttgagaataaagtcattaaattatgagaataaagtcattaaattacgagaaaaaagtcgagataaaatgttgagaataaactcattaaattatgagaataaactcattaaattacgagaaaaaagtcgttaaattatgagaacaaattcgtaatttaatgaatttgttctcataatttaatgactttattctcataatttaatgagtttattctcaacatttgatctcgacttttttctcgaaatttaacgagttttttctcaaaatttaacaactttaatctcgagatggttttatgtttttattattgcttggccctaatcctcttccgtaatataTAAAGTTTACAAttagtaataattataaataaataataaattataataattaattttttcttttttttctaaaaacaattaacataattatgaataatttatatttattgtagtgctgtcaaacgattaatgaagattaatcacatccaaaataaaagtttgtttttacataatatatgtgcaaatttttattttggatgcgattaatcatttgGCAGCACTAATTTATTGTGATTAAAGTAATTTAGGAAACACATTGTCTTTATAGTATCATAATTAATGCTTTTCTCACACACTATAAATGTATCTTTATGTAATAAATATACAGCTGCCTTTATATTTTAAGGAGGAGGCCCCTCGCAAAAGTACTATAAGTTTTGAGGGTCCTTGGCATGATATTTGAATATGATAATCATTCTGTACCATGGTTTATATCCACGTACCATCGATACCACTGCCAGATTACGTTTTTTAAGGAAACTTTTCTGAAGCTGGGAGTATTTGAAATAATTGTTGATGTTTTACTGTAGTGTTAATTAATCGTGCTGTATTTGTGTGCAGGAATGGGAAAAGGACAGCACCACATGCCTACTAAAGAGGAATTAGTACAGCACTACAACAGGGTCAACACTGTCTTACAGGTATTATCTCTATCTGTGGAGATTGGACTGATACGGATGTATTACAGGT contains:
- the parp6b gene encoding protein mono-ADP-ribosyltransferase PARP6 isoform X2, which produces MWQRKLTRAASMNSMSIGEQFWSDVDSDGDSDCEDFFYGTQCHYATDLSRHPQLDIDVGAVKDIYSESAVSVREYETIDDVDIDLHINVSFLDEEVASAWKVSRTEPIILRLRFSLSKYLDGPEPTVEVFQPTCKDGFCLGVQLKRILSTFVSNQWKHLSNEFLNAQQRKRHSWFKAGGTIKKFRAGLSIFSPITKCSSVPLIQGPGVKARPAGQELRVTRLMSRSMSCTKGELNTSSPTGQTVAVPGSRSTVHITTRQLIQLFFSSQALIHCKSIPTLEYGFLVQVMKYSEQRIPTLNDYCVVCDEQHVFQNGSMLKPAVCTRELCVFSFNTLGVMSGAAEDVATGAEVVDLLVAMCRAALESARKSIIFDPYPSVVDPHDPKSLAFNPKKRSYERLQRALDSITSIREITQGPYVEIKKQMDKMDPLAHPLLQWIISSNRSHIVKLPSSRQLKFMHTSHQFLLLSSPPAKEARFRTARKLHGSTFAFHGSHIENWHSILRNGLVNASYTKLQLHGAAYGKGIYLSPISSISFGYSGMGKGQHHMPTKEELVQHYNRVNTVLQCRPVQSRFLQSRNLNCVALCEVITSKDLQKHGNIWVCPISDHVCTRFFFVYEDGQVGDANINTQDVRIQKEILRVIGGQST
- the parp6b gene encoding protein mono-ADP-ribosyltransferase PARP6 isoform X1 — encoded protein: MWQRKLTRAASMNSMSIGEQFWSDVDSDGDSDCEDFFYGTQCHYATDLSRHPQLDIDVGAVKDIYSESAVSVREYETIDDVDIDLHINVSFLDEEVASAWKVSRTEPIILRLRFSLSKYLDGPEPTVEVFQPTCKDGFCLGVQLKRILSTFVSNQWKHLSNEFLNAQQRKRHSWFKAGGTIKKFRAGLSIFSPITNYFPPRCSSVPLIQGPGVKARPAGQELRVTRLMSRSMSCTKGELNTSSPTGQTVAVPGSRSTVHITTRQLIQLFFSSQALIHCKSIPTLEYGFLVQVMKYSEQRIPTLNDYCVVCDEQHVFQNGSMLKPAVCTRELCVFSFNTLGVMSGAAEDVATGAEVVDLLVAMCRAALESARKSIIFDPYPSVVDPHDPKSLAFNPKKRSYERLQRALDSITSIREITQGPYVEIKKQMDKMDPLAHPLLQWIISSNRSHIVKLPSSRQLKFMHTSHQFLLLSSPPAKEARFRTARKLHGSTFAFHGSHIENWHSILRNGLVNASYTKLQLHGAAYGKGIYLSPISSISFGYSGMGKGQHHMPTKEELVQHYNRVNTVLQCRPVQSRFLQSRNLNCVALCEVITSKDLQKHGNIWVCPISDHVCTRFFFVYEDGQVGDANINTQDVRIQKEILRVIGGQST
- the parp6b gene encoding protein mono-ADP-ribosyltransferase PARP6 isoform X3, with translation MWQRKLTRAASMNSMSIGEQFWSDVDSDGDSDCEDFFYGTQCHYATDLSRHPQLDIDVGAVKDIYSESAVSVREYETIDDVDIDLHINVSFLDEEVASAWKVSRTEPIILRLRFSLSKYLDGPEPTVEVFQPTCKDGFCLGVQLKRILSTFVSNQWKHLSNEFLNAQQRKRHSWFKAGGTIKKFRAGLSIFSPITNYFPPRCSSVPLIQGPGVKARPAGQELRVTRLMSRSMSCTKGELNTSSPTGQTVAVPGSRSTVHITTRQLIQLFFSSQALIHCKSIPTLEYGFLVQVMKYSEQRIPTLNDYCVVCDEQHVFQNGSMLKPAVCTRELCVFSFNTLGVMSGAAEDVATGAEKRSYERLQRALDSITSIREITQGPYVEIKKQMDKMDPLAHPLLQWIISSNRSHIVKLPSSRQLKFMHTSHQFLLLSSPPAKEARFRTARKLHGSTFAFHGSHIENWHSILRNGLVNASYTKLQLHGAAYGKGIYLSPISSISFGYSGMGKGQHHMPTKEELVQHYNRVNTVLQCRPVQSRFLQSRNLNCVALCEVITSKDLQKHGNIWVCPISDHVCTRFFFVYEDGQVGDANINTQDVRIQKEILRVIGGQST